Proteins from a single region of Primulina tabacum isolate GXHZ01 chromosome 5, ASM2559414v2, whole genome shotgun sequence:
- the LOC142546784 gene encoding uncharacterized protein At1g01500-like → MDYKDDKLALAIYKPLSFTGGCLEIRLFYVRVAPCSVDSLPDRLTLRHLRRELGVFLEINGSRVQSSDAVSISLRRDRVDKDASEVTYVSTDSVKISGPAEFEVCEEEDLILCGSLQRADVASWTNGSGWSMDCYVATSIANGRSAFLQPRIGVSSPSIEVYIAGCCSGVPEILTKNILVSPRRKVLRQGMLDAIPEEEETGKEQSSLSNGFVRQRKLQLMESDAHDYESDGKVGDSYYSEDMYLGEDGQLSWFNAGVRVGVGIGLGMCVGVGIGVGLLMRSYQATTRSFRRRFF, encoded by the exons ATGGATTACAAGGATGATAAATTAGCTCTAGCTATATACAAACCCCTGAGCTTCACGGGGGGCTGCTTGGAAATCCGTTTATTCTACGTCCGTGTTGCACCTTGTTCGGTGGACAGCCTCCCCGATCGACTCACGCTTCGCCACCTCCGCCGAGAGCTTGGGGTTTTCTTAGAGATTAACGGTTCCCGTGTTCAGTCGTCTGATGCCGTCTCTATCTCCCTTCGTCGCGATCGTGTCGACAAGGACGCATCAGAGGTAACTTATGTCAGCACCGACAGCGTTAAAATATCGGGTCCTGCGGAATTTGAGGTCTGTGAAGAGGAGGATTTGATTCTCTGTGGCTCGTTGCAGAGAGCCGATGTTGCTTCCTGGACCAATGGGTCTGGGTGGAGCATGGATTGTTATGTAGCAACCTCCATTGCGAATGGTCGGTCTGCCTTTTTGCAGCCGAGGATTGGTGTTTCCTCCCCATCTATCGAGGTTTACATAGCGGGATGCTGCTCAGGAGTGCCGGAAATTTTGACAAAAAACATCTTGGTCAGTCCAAGAAGGAAGGTATTGAGGCAAGGGATGCTCGATGCTATTCCTGAGGAAGAAGAGACAGGAAAGGAACAAAGCAGTTTGAGCAATGGTTTTGTTCGGCAAAGGAAATTGCAG TTAATGGAATCAGATGCACACGACTACGAGTCTGATGGGAAAGTTGGAGATAGCTATTACTCGGAAGACATGTACCTTGGTGAAGATGGCCAACTTTCTTGGTTCAATGCTGGTGTAAGGGTTGGTGTGGGGATAGGGCTTGGGATGTGCGTTGGAGTTGGAATTGGTGTTGGTTTACTGATGCGTTCATATCAAGCCACAACTAGGAGTTTCAGGAGAAGGTTTTTCTAG
- the LOC142546786 gene encoding uncharacterized protein LOC142546786, with the protein MSGTEEVKERTDADKSMPSPKQEEEAVKKKYGGIIPKKPPLISKDHERAYFDSADWALNKQGADKPKGPLEALRPKLQPTQQQTRYRKSPYAPSEGEDGNTASSDDAPTNE; encoded by the exons ATGTCGGGCACTGAGGAAGTCAAAGAACGAACAGATGCTGACAAGTCCATGCCATCACCAAAGCAAGAG GAGGAAGCTGTTAAGAAGAAATATGGTGGAATTATCCCCAAGAAACCACCACTAATTTCAAAG GATCATGAAAGAGCCTATTTTGACTCTGCTGACTGGGCTTTGAACAAG CAAGGTGCAGACAAGCCCAAAGGGCCACTAGAAGCTCTTCGGCCTAAGTTACAG CCAACACAACAACAAACCCGATATCGTAAATCTCCTTATGCTCCATCAGAAGGTGAAG ATGGTAATACTGCTTCATCAGATGATGCGCCTACAAACGAATGA
- the LOC142546785 gene encoding putative polygalacturonase — MDYLERSSFSCLKILALVLGVLHGVGCRKARILESFEYPAISCRSHSASIEEFGGVGDGVTLNTNAFQEAVKQLSTFGSDGGAQLFVPAGKWLTGSFNLSSHFTLYLHSDAVLLASQDIDSWPVVDPLPSYGHGRDAAGGRYISLIFGTNLTDVVITGENGTIDGQGELWWQQFHRKMLKYTRPYLIEIMHSDNIQISNLTLVNSPSWNIHPVYSSNIIIQGITILAPIISPNTDGINPDSCTNTRIEDTYIVSGDDCIAVKSGWDEYGISYGMPTKQLLIRRLTCVSPYSAAIALGSEMSGGIEDVRAQDITALHTESGVRIKTAVGRGGYVKNIYIKGMSLHTMKWVFWMTGNYGSHADNHYDPNALPKITGINYRDVVAENASMAARLEGISGDPFTGICISNVTIGMALKAKKYPWTCVEVEGISSGVVPPPCNLLPDQGEERQGMCDFPSDTLAIDTVELQKCSYSMKRRY, encoded by the exons ATGGACTACTTGGAGAGAAGCTCCTTTTCCTGCCTTAAA ATTCTTGCACTGGTCCTTGGTGTTCTGCACGGAGTTGGATGCAGAAAGGCAAGAATTCTGGAGTCATTTGAGTATCCAGCCATCAGCTGCAGAAGTCACAGTGCGTCAATAGAAGAATTTGGTGGGGTTGGAGATGGAGTTACACTGAACACAAATGCATTTCAAGAAGCAGTTAAACAGCTAAGCACATTTGGTTCAGATGGTGGGGCTCAGCTCTTCGTTCCTGCGGGTAAATGGTTAACCGGAAGCTTCAATCTTTCAAGTCATTTCACTCTATATCTCCATAGTGATGCGGTTCTTCTGGCCTCTCAG GATATAGATTCCTGGCCTGTTGTTGATCCCTTACCATCCTACGGTCATGGAAGAGATGCGGCCGGGGGCCGATACATCAGTCTCATCTTTGGGACAAACCTCACTGATGTTGTTATCACAG GTGAAAATGGTACTATTGATGGTCAAGGTGAACTATGGTGGCAACAGTTTCACAGGAAAATGCTAAAATACACAAGACCTTACCTTATTGAAATTATGCATTCAGACAACATCCAAATTTCCAATCTAACACTTGTGAATTCTCCATCGTGGAATATCCACCCCGTTTACAGCAG CAATATAATTATTCAAGGCATCACAATCCTAGCTCCAATAATATCACCGAACACAGATGGGATAAATCCAG ATTCTTGCACAAACACGAGAATTGAAGACACCTACATCGTCTCCGGGGATGATTGCATTGCAGTAAAAAGTGGGTGGGATGAATACGGTATAAGCTACGGGATGCCTACAAAACAACTACTAATTAGACGCCTCACCTGTGTTTCACCTTACAGTGCCGCCATAGCCTTAGGGAGTGAAATGTCAGGTGGGATTGAAGATGTGAGAGCTCAAGACATAACAGCCCTTCACACAGAATCGGGTGTCAGAATCAAGACAGCAGTAGGCAGAGGTGGCTATGTAAAAAACATATACATAAAAGGCATGAGTTTACATACCATGAAATGGGTATTCTGGATGACCGGAAACTACGGCTCTCATGCTGACAACCATTATGATCCAAACGCGCTACCAAAGATAACTGGGATCAACTACCGGGATGTGGTGGCTGAAAACGCATCGATGGCAGCAAGACTGGAGGGAATCTCGGGTGATCCATTCACCGGGATCTGCATTTCTAATGTGACTATAGGGATGGCACTGAAGGCTAAGAAGTATCCATGGACTTGCGTCGAGGTGGAGGGGATTTCGAGTGGGGTGGTGCCACCACCGTGTAATCTGCTGCCTGATCAGGGTGAAGAGAGACAAGGAATGTGCGACTTTCCTTCAGATACTTTAGCTATTGACACTGTAGAGCTACAGAAATGTTCCTACAGTATGAAACGTCGGTATTGA
- the LOC142546787 gene encoding protein BPS1, chloroplastic-like: MQCAIKSLFEIHTDVKALIAALELPIHHCDRMWTDVYFDTSNKLLEFCTVLNHHIAQLQDGLFFLKCAVVELNSGSFVEARTSLDDWKQRVDAKNSRVDKCFSALDHLAQLPDRPNIKHSAKEKVLRQAIYGVKVATLFLASIFDASFSGSEKKLMDIQVPETYLWAENFTKLQSFMNTELRNIFSRGKVTVVSEREAVDASVEKLFLDLQNGVDSVETEVLQKLKLEFEKSSENFALGLDILAKELNDLFKDVIRGRNDLLDDVRIAFNFMDRSPVNENIGQLVR; the protein is encoded by the coding sequence ATGCAGTGTGCGATAAAGTCATTGTTTGAGATCCATACTGATGTGAAAGCTCTAATTGCTGCACTTGAACTACCTATCCATCATTGTGATCGCATGTGGACTGATGTGTATTTTGACACTAGTAATAAGTTGCTGGAGTTCTGCACCGTTTTAAATCATCACATTGCTCAGCTGCAGGATGGTCTTTTCTTCCTCAAATGTGCTGTGGTCGAATTGAACAGTGGTTCATTTGTGGAGGCACGCACATCCCTGGATGATTGGAAGCAGCGGGTTGATGCAAAGAATTCAAGAGTGGACAAATGCTTTTCTGCATTGGATCATCTTGCCCAATTGCCAGACCGGCCAAATATTAAGCATTCTGCAAAGGAAAAGGTGTTGAGGCAAGCTATCTATGGAGTCAAGGTGGCGACTCTTTTTCTAGCTAGCATCTTTGATGCTTCATTCTCAGGTTCTGAGAAGAAACTGATGGACATTCAAGTTCCTGAGACTTACCTATGGGCTGAAAATTTTACCAAGCTTCAGTCTTTCATGAATACTGAACTAAGAAACATATTCTCTCGTGGAAAGGTGACTGTCGTGAGCGAGCGAGAAGCTGTTGATGCTTCTGTGGAGAAGTTGTTTCTGGATTTGCAAAATGGTGTAGACTCTGTCGAAACTGAAGTGCTGCAAAAATTGAAATTGGAATTCGAGAAATCATCTGAAAACTTTGCTCTAGGATTGGATATTCTTGCAAAGGAGCTGAATGATTTGTTCAAAGATGTGATACGTGGACGAAATGATTTACTTGATGACGTTAGGATTGCTTTCAATTTCATGGATCGAAGTCCAGTTAATGAAAATATAGGTCAGCTAGTTAGGTGA
- the LOC142546788 gene encoding SKP1-like protein 21 isoform X5, which translates to MTEVDSEIIKPEMLKAYVWLQTSDDSTRQVEQEVAMFCPFIRHEIHYGMGSSKNHPISLPSRVNPPMLSLILDYCRFHQIPGRSNKERKYFDEKLVRMETKRLCELTSAADSLQLKPLVDLTSRALARVIEGKTPEEIREIFHLPDDLTEEEKLEPIKNTMDDPRIRLLNRLYARKRKELKEREIQRSVEVEEEHADERSVDDLLSFINGGEGGILTDKCFTDSKGTGNSKNKKKNRRRKDHQKSIPSNCTTISNGNAVDMNNKESNELNSSGSKPSRNGDSLPSHFDATKLPVIGDDRFVPEDEFDDCYLDDDIDPALKEKIDRESEYGPKKVWSRYGACIIWIPMMRRFITLFG; encoded by the exons ATGACAGAAGTTGATAGTGAAATAATAAAACCTGAG ATGCTGAAGGCTTACGTGTGGCTTCAAACTTCTGATGATTCAACACGACAAGTGGAACAAGAGGTTGCTATGTTTTGTCCTTTCATACGTCATGAAATACATTATGGCATGGGATCTTCAAAGAATCACCCCATTTCCCTTCCTTCAAGGGTTAATCCTCCCATGCTGAGTTTAATACTCGACTATTGCCGCTTTCATCAAATACCAGGCCGCTCTAACAAG GAGAGGAAGTACTTTGATGAAAAGTTAGTTCGAATGGAAACTAAAAGACTTTGCGAGTTGACATCTGCTGCTGACAGCTTGCAACTAAAACCTTTGGTTGATCTCACCAGTCGTGCACTTGCACGGGTGATTGAAGGAAAGACTCCTGAAGAGATACGAGAGATATTTCATCTACCTGATGATCTCACAGAG GAAGAGAAGTTGGAGCCAATTAAAAACACCATGGATGATCCTAGAATTCGGTTGTTGAATAGATTGTATGCCAGAAAGagaaaagaattaaaagaaagGGAAATACAAAGG AGTGTTGAAGTTGAAGAGGAGCATGCGGATGAGCGTTCAGTTGATGATCTCTTGTCATTTATTAATGGAGGCGAGGGAG GGATCCTTACAGATAAATGCTTTACAGATTCTAAAGGTACTGGtaattctaaaaataaaaagaagaatcgTAGGAGGAAAGACCATCAAAAATCCATTCCTTCAAACTGCACTACCATTTCAAACGGCAATGCTGTGGATATGAATAACAAG GAATCAAATGAGCTTAATTCTTCAGGCAGTAAGCCATCAAGAAATGGTGATTCTCTGCCCAGCCATTTTGATGCAACGAAGTTGCCAGTTATCGGAGATGATAGATTTGTGCCTGAAGATGAGTTTGATGATTGTTATTTAGATGATGACATTGACCCtgctttaaaagaaaaaatcgaTCG AGAGAGTGAATATGGGCCAAAGAAAGTGTGGTCCCGATATGGAGCTTGTATTATTTGGATACCCATGATGAGAAGATTTATTACCTTATTTGGTTGA
- the LOC142546788 gene encoding SKP1-like protein 21 isoform X1 translates to MTEVDSEIIKPEMLKAYVWLQTSDDSTRQVEQEVAMFCPFIRHEIHYGMGSSKNHPISLPSRVNPPMLSLILDYCRFHQIPGRSNKERKYFDEKLVRMETKRLCELTSAADSLQLKPLVDLTSRALARVIEGKTPEEIREIFHLPDDLTEEEKLEPIKNTMDDPRIRLLNRLYARKRKELKEREIQRSVEVEEEHADERSVDDLLSFINGGEGGILTDKCFTDSKGTGNSKNKKKNRRRKDHQKSIPSNCTTISNGNAVDMNNKESNELNSSGSKPSRNGDSLPSHFDATKLPVIGDDRFVPEDEFDDCYLDDDIDPALKEKIDREVADFARRLNSDWPERMQEILSLGQERRPPPLMNNGNGSSRRFTMLSYSPFNVCALMVF, encoded by the exons ATGACAGAAGTTGATAGTGAAATAATAAAACCTGAG ATGCTGAAGGCTTACGTGTGGCTTCAAACTTCTGATGATTCAACACGACAAGTGGAACAAGAGGTTGCTATGTTTTGTCCTTTCATACGTCATGAAATACATTATGGCATGGGATCTTCAAAGAATCACCCCATTTCCCTTCCTTCAAGGGTTAATCCTCCCATGCTGAGTTTAATACTCGACTATTGCCGCTTTCATCAAATACCAGGCCGCTCTAACAAG GAGAGGAAGTACTTTGATGAAAAGTTAGTTCGAATGGAAACTAAAAGACTTTGCGAGTTGACATCTGCTGCTGACAGCTTGCAACTAAAACCTTTGGTTGATCTCACCAGTCGTGCACTTGCACGGGTGATTGAAGGAAAGACTCCTGAAGAGATACGAGAGATATTTCATCTACCTGATGATCTCACAGAG GAAGAGAAGTTGGAGCCAATTAAAAACACCATGGATGATCCTAGAATTCGGTTGTTGAATAGATTGTATGCCAGAAAGagaaaagaattaaaagaaagGGAAATACAAAGG AGTGTTGAAGTTGAAGAGGAGCATGCGGATGAGCGTTCAGTTGATGATCTCTTGTCATTTATTAATGGAGGCGAGGGAG GGATCCTTACAGATAAATGCTTTACAGATTCTAAAGGTACTGGtaattctaaaaataaaaagaagaatcgTAGGAGGAAAGACCATCAAAAATCCATTCCTTCAAACTGCACTACCATTTCAAACGGCAATGCTGTGGATATGAATAACAAG GAATCAAATGAGCTTAATTCTTCAGGCAGTAAGCCATCAAGAAATGGTGATTCTCTGCCCAGCCATTTTGATGCAACGAAGTTGCCAGTTATCGGAGATGATAGATTTGTGCCTGAAGATGAGTTTGATGATTGTTATTTAGATGATGACATTGACCCtgctttaaaagaaaaaatcgaTCG GGAGGTTGCTGACTTCGCAAGAAGATTAAATTCTGATTGGCCTGAAAGAATGCAAGAGATACTGTCTCTGGGTCAAGAGAGACGACCACCACCACTAATGAACAATGGAAATGGTTCATCGAGAAGATTTACAA TGCTCAGTTATAGTCCCTTCAATGTCTGTGCGCTCATGGTGTTTTAA
- the LOC142546788 gene encoding SKP1-like protein 21 isoform X2, with the protein MTEVDSEIIKPEMLKAYVWLQTSDDSTRQVEQEVAMFCPFIRHEIHYGMGSSKNHPISLPSRVNPPMLSLILDYCRFHQIPGRSNKERKYFDEKLVRMETKRLCELTSAADSLQLKPLVDLTSRALARVIEGKTPEEIREIFHLPDDLTEEEKLEPIKNTMDDPRIRLLNRLYARKRKELKEREIQRSVEVEEEHADERSVDDLLSFINGGEGDKCFTDSKGTGNSKNKKKNRRRKDHQKSIPSNCTTISNGNAVDMNNKESNELNSSGSKPSRNGDSLPSHFDATKLPVIGDDRFVPEDEFDDCYLDDDIDPALKEKIDREVADFARRLNSDWPERMQEILSLGQERRPPPLMNNGNGSSRRFTMLSYSPFNVCALMVF; encoded by the exons ATGACAGAAGTTGATAGTGAAATAATAAAACCTGAG ATGCTGAAGGCTTACGTGTGGCTTCAAACTTCTGATGATTCAACACGACAAGTGGAACAAGAGGTTGCTATGTTTTGTCCTTTCATACGTCATGAAATACATTATGGCATGGGATCTTCAAAGAATCACCCCATTTCCCTTCCTTCAAGGGTTAATCCTCCCATGCTGAGTTTAATACTCGACTATTGCCGCTTTCATCAAATACCAGGCCGCTCTAACAAG GAGAGGAAGTACTTTGATGAAAAGTTAGTTCGAATGGAAACTAAAAGACTTTGCGAGTTGACATCTGCTGCTGACAGCTTGCAACTAAAACCTTTGGTTGATCTCACCAGTCGTGCACTTGCACGGGTGATTGAAGGAAAGACTCCTGAAGAGATACGAGAGATATTTCATCTACCTGATGATCTCACAGAG GAAGAGAAGTTGGAGCCAATTAAAAACACCATGGATGATCCTAGAATTCGGTTGTTGAATAGATTGTATGCCAGAAAGagaaaagaattaaaagaaagGGAAATACAAAGG AGTGTTGAAGTTGAAGAGGAGCATGCGGATGAGCGTTCAGTTGATGATCTCTTGTCATTTATTAATGGAGGCGAGGGAG ATAAATGCTTTACAGATTCTAAAGGTACTGGtaattctaaaaataaaaagaagaatcgTAGGAGGAAAGACCATCAAAAATCCATTCCTTCAAACTGCACTACCATTTCAAACGGCAATGCTGTGGATATGAATAACAAG GAATCAAATGAGCTTAATTCTTCAGGCAGTAAGCCATCAAGAAATGGTGATTCTCTGCCCAGCCATTTTGATGCAACGAAGTTGCCAGTTATCGGAGATGATAGATTTGTGCCTGAAGATGAGTTTGATGATTGTTATTTAGATGATGACATTGACCCtgctttaaaagaaaaaatcgaTCG GGAGGTTGCTGACTTCGCAAGAAGATTAAATTCTGATTGGCCTGAAAGAATGCAAGAGATACTGTCTCTGGGTCAAGAGAGACGACCACCACCACTAATGAACAATGGAAATGGTTCATCGAGAAGATTTACAA TGCTCAGTTATAGTCCCTTCAATGTCTGTGCGCTCATGGTGTTTTAA
- the LOC142546788 gene encoding SKP1-like protein 21 isoform X4 has product MTEVDSEIIKPEMLKAYVWLQTSDDSTRQVEQEVAMFCPFIRHEIHYGMGSSKNHPISLPSRVNPPMLSLILDYCRFHQIPGRSNKERKYFDEKLVRMETKRLCELTSAADSLQLKPLVDLTSRALARVIEGKTPEEIREIFHLPDDLTEEEKLEPIKNTMDDPRIRLLNRLYARKRKELKEREIQRSVEVEEEHADERSVDDLLSFINGGEGDSKGTGNSKNKKKNRRRKDHQKSIPSNCTTISNGNAVDMNNKESNELNSSGSKPSRNGDSLPSHFDATKLPVIGDDRFVPEDEFDDCYLDDDIDPALKEKIDREVADFARRLNSDWPERMQEILSLGQERRPPPLMNNGNGSSRRFTMLSYSPFNVCALMVF; this is encoded by the exons ATGACAGAAGTTGATAGTGAAATAATAAAACCTGAG ATGCTGAAGGCTTACGTGTGGCTTCAAACTTCTGATGATTCAACACGACAAGTGGAACAAGAGGTTGCTATGTTTTGTCCTTTCATACGTCATGAAATACATTATGGCATGGGATCTTCAAAGAATCACCCCATTTCCCTTCCTTCAAGGGTTAATCCTCCCATGCTGAGTTTAATACTCGACTATTGCCGCTTTCATCAAATACCAGGCCGCTCTAACAAG GAGAGGAAGTACTTTGATGAAAAGTTAGTTCGAATGGAAACTAAAAGACTTTGCGAGTTGACATCTGCTGCTGACAGCTTGCAACTAAAACCTTTGGTTGATCTCACCAGTCGTGCACTTGCACGGGTGATTGAAGGAAAGACTCCTGAAGAGATACGAGAGATATTTCATCTACCTGATGATCTCACAGAG GAAGAGAAGTTGGAGCCAATTAAAAACACCATGGATGATCCTAGAATTCGGTTGTTGAATAGATTGTATGCCAGAAAGagaaaagaattaaaagaaagGGAAATACAAAGG AGTGTTGAAGTTGAAGAGGAGCATGCGGATGAGCGTTCAGTTGATGATCTCTTGTCATTTATTAATGGAGGCGAGGGAG ATTCTAAAGGTACTGGtaattctaaaaataaaaagaagaatcgTAGGAGGAAAGACCATCAAAAATCCATTCCTTCAAACTGCACTACCATTTCAAACGGCAATGCTGTGGATATGAATAACAAG GAATCAAATGAGCTTAATTCTTCAGGCAGTAAGCCATCAAGAAATGGTGATTCTCTGCCCAGCCATTTTGATGCAACGAAGTTGCCAGTTATCGGAGATGATAGATTTGTGCCTGAAGATGAGTTTGATGATTGTTATTTAGATGATGACATTGACCCtgctttaaaagaaaaaatcgaTCG GGAGGTTGCTGACTTCGCAAGAAGATTAAATTCTGATTGGCCTGAAAGAATGCAAGAGATACTGTCTCTGGGTCAAGAGAGACGACCACCACCACTAATGAACAATGGAAATGGTTCATCGAGAAGATTTACAA TGCTCAGTTATAGTCCCTTCAATGTCTGTGCGCTCATGGTGTTTTAA
- the LOC142546788 gene encoding SKP1-like protein 21 isoform X3, producing the protein MTEVDSEIIKPEMLKAYVWLQTSDDSTRQVEQEVAMFCPFIRHEIHYGMGSSKNHPISLPSRVNPPMLSLILDYCRFHQIPGRSNKERKYFDEKLVRMETKRLCELTSAADSLQLKPLVDLTSRALARVIEGKTPEEIREIFHLPDDLTEEEKLEPIKNTMDDPRIRLLNRLYARKRKELKEREIQRSVEVEEEHADERSVDDLLSFINGGEGGILTDKCFTDSKGTGNSKNKKKNRRRKDHQKSIPSNCTTISNGNAVDMNNKESNELNSSGSKPSRNGDSLPSHFDATKLPVIGDDRFVPEDEFDDCYLDDDIDPALKEKIDREVADFARRLNSDWPERMQEILSLGQERRPPPLMNNGNGSSRRFTSQDQHRK; encoded by the exons ATGACAGAAGTTGATAGTGAAATAATAAAACCTGAG ATGCTGAAGGCTTACGTGTGGCTTCAAACTTCTGATGATTCAACACGACAAGTGGAACAAGAGGTTGCTATGTTTTGTCCTTTCATACGTCATGAAATACATTATGGCATGGGATCTTCAAAGAATCACCCCATTTCCCTTCCTTCAAGGGTTAATCCTCCCATGCTGAGTTTAATACTCGACTATTGCCGCTTTCATCAAATACCAGGCCGCTCTAACAAG GAGAGGAAGTACTTTGATGAAAAGTTAGTTCGAATGGAAACTAAAAGACTTTGCGAGTTGACATCTGCTGCTGACAGCTTGCAACTAAAACCTTTGGTTGATCTCACCAGTCGTGCACTTGCACGGGTGATTGAAGGAAAGACTCCTGAAGAGATACGAGAGATATTTCATCTACCTGATGATCTCACAGAG GAAGAGAAGTTGGAGCCAATTAAAAACACCATGGATGATCCTAGAATTCGGTTGTTGAATAGATTGTATGCCAGAAAGagaaaagaattaaaagaaagGGAAATACAAAGG AGTGTTGAAGTTGAAGAGGAGCATGCGGATGAGCGTTCAGTTGATGATCTCTTGTCATTTATTAATGGAGGCGAGGGAG GGATCCTTACAGATAAATGCTTTACAGATTCTAAAGGTACTGGtaattctaaaaataaaaagaagaatcgTAGGAGGAAAGACCATCAAAAATCCATTCCTTCAAACTGCACTACCATTTCAAACGGCAATGCTGTGGATATGAATAACAAG GAATCAAATGAGCTTAATTCTTCAGGCAGTAAGCCATCAAGAAATGGTGATTCTCTGCCCAGCCATTTTGATGCAACGAAGTTGCCAGTTATCGGAGATGATAGATTTGTGCCTGAAGATGAGTTTGATGATTGTTATTTAGATGATGACATTGACCCtgctttaaaagaaaaaatcgaTCG GGAGGTTGCTGACTTCGCAAGAAGATTAAATTCTGATTGGCCTGAAAGAATGCAAGAGATACTGTCTCTGGGTCAAGAGAGACGACCACCACCACTAATGAACAATGGAAATGGTTCATCGAGAAGATTTACAA GCCAAGATCAGCACCGGAAATGA